Proteins from one Neodiprion fabricii isolate iyNeoFabr1 chromosome 5, iyNeoFabr1.1, whole genome shotgun sequence genomic window:
- the LOC124183039 gene encoding activated Cdc42 kinase Ack has product MADEEGTEWLHELLHDVQLTQFFTRIRDDLQVTRLHHFDYVQPEDLEKIGLGKPGIRRLMDAVKKRRANQWKKSLITKIKSTKSSKRTSQTLDSPATLTCLIQEKDVTLSIKLGDGSFGVVRRGEWTSPNGRTLPVAVKVLKADALTQPSVFEDFVSEVQAMHTLDHHNLIRLYGVVLSQPMMMVTELAALGALLDYLRKQCGHMSVLTLCNYALQVATGMAYLETKRFLHRDLACRNVLLSSVDKVKIGDFGLMRALPQQEDCYVMTEHKKVPFPWCAPESLKARQFSHASDVWMFGVTLWEMLTFGEEPWIGLNGSEILRKIDREGERLHEPDACPPPMFQLMLRCWARDPAERPTFSTLKEALTGMVPSVMKALSRFEDTEKMTIEQGDQIVIIDGRPENYWWKGQNQRTFQVALFPRCLVDPMRRKQAEDISKPLENSFIHTGHGAPFGKSWGSPVFIDDVYLRNPMEPPDIIDVTGVESQTKKRFQYGTPRSRKQFNYTKLQNDLRSSPAKNSGMVVTGVNQEARLIDLTPEELANASGTVQPDTTCRRVVNILDEPIIDATAQQSQEYWQSDDPRTYANFPGGVEATQPDPFDTSLVFMNPPHSRYYSHVTPDLANHSVVKTQQTYGNVQNDEDTAGASQFKNEAKSAGMGIEQYSLSLNKDIRSGNTNLNVNVDSAENGDGANGDYYSEIDKLSPTPSSLSSWPEDLRGATSQTYANVAERSLSVAVPPPPTPPSLGPYEAPPKPKSNHDLAQSLNELSIDARGQSSPKKLDPAFLVELEKHLGEKEACKNTNSSHAVNTSIAQYASLNKLKEENSAIPLLQPPPASAKPRSPQSEQRIAAANLPTKVQNSWQLKSTNVQRPRSQLGHHSQMVEATTDAIVGQIWHQTHSQQFQQPNFTQSQSQLAQGTSQAGSNLLQVVPVAGGFNHGRMSNLENAHSVQPTHSNSNQSNPQQQNLLTSNHHNYFQQQNVNLQLSSQNAEQHNVSQAQNDLHSNMQSAAIRSSTLPRPAATASGAILSEQVYAELKQTVPNLDQLSQSEFNTLYNKTVQQNILRNYHNSNQTSSSGTTSQATSSNHDSAHVQGHAAAAGSAQPGYRYNQTLPRVYPAQDHPCDFSLSLKQPISYNPPPAYSATTWNSPMKPLQNGYPQYSPGRHNSNVVGNQTGSPNLMQFTPTRISQAGPTMPSQQLSTARTLLPQLNETVINTQLAPSVSAYPSGISPPLTGASQQLVMSLNDEFRASKIMKVQKETGDVAQTEVLAALQATGWDTNQAAKQIIKDRQAKIESLVRLGLADRPQCEGALKQTEYDVELAASLLLDRVR; this is encoded by the exons ATGGCTGACGAAGAAGGAACTGAGTGGCTCCACGAACTGTTGCACGACGTTCAGCTGACGCAATTTTTCACTCGGATCAGAGACGATCTTCAGGTGACTCGACTGCACCACTTTGACTATGTGCAGCCGGAAGATCTGGAGAAAATTGGATTGGGTAAGCCAGGGATAAGACGATTAATGGACGCAGTGAAGAAGCGTCGAGCAAATCAATGGAAGAAAAGCTTGATAACGAAGATAAAAAGCACAAAAAGTAGTAAACGAACATCACAGACGCTGGACAGTCCCGCAACGTTAACTTGCCTCATTCAAGAGAAGGACGTTACTCTTTCTATAAAATTAGGCGACGGAAGTTTCGGTGTTGTCAGACGAGGAGAATGGACCTCTCCCAATGGCAGAACTCTTCCTGTCGCAGTCAAGGTTCTCAAAGCTGATGCACTCACCCAACCCAGTGTTTTTGAGGACTTTGTCTCTGAGGTTCAAGCCATGCATACTCTGGATCATCACAATTTGATCAG ATTGTATGGAGTTGTTTTATCCCAGCCAATGATGATGGTGACGGAGCTGGCAGCGCTCGGAGCCCTTTTGGACTATCTGCGCAAGCAGTGTGGCCATATGTCTGTCCTCACTCTTTGCAACTACGCGTTGCAGGTGGCAACAGGAATGGCCTATTTGGAGACTAAGCGATTCCTCCACCGTGATCTGGCCTGCCGAAATGTGCTCTTGAGCTCCGTTGACAAAGTTAAAATCGGCGATTTTGGCCTTATGAGAGCTCTGCCTCAGCAGGAGGATTGTTACGTCATGACAGAGCATAAAAAGGTCCCATTTCCATGGTGTGCGCCAGAGTCTCTGAAGGCGAGACAATTCAGTCATGCGTCGGATGTCTGGATGTTTGGCGTTACTTTGTGGGAGATGCTGACTTTCGGCGAGGAACCATGGATTGGATTAAACGGTTCGGAAATCCTCAGGAAGATCGACAGGGAAGGAGAAAGGTTGCACGAACCGGACGCTTGTCCGCCCCCCATGTTCCAGCTAATGCTACGCTGCTGGGCCAGAGATCCCGCGGAGAGACCGACTTTTTCCACTCTGAAAGAGGCCCTGACCGGAATGGTACCTTCAGTCATGAAAGCCCTGAGCCGCTTTGAGGACACCGAGAAAATGACCATCGAACAAGGCGATCAGATTGTCATAATCGACGGAAGGCCAGAGAATTATTGGTGGAAAGGACAGAACCAACGCACCTTCCAAGTCGCCCTCTTCCCACGCTGCCTCGTCGATCCGATGAGACGGAAACAAGCCGAAGACATCAGCAAACCGCTTGAAAATTCGTTCATTCATACCGGCCACGGTGCGCCGTTTGGAAAATCGTGGGGCAG TCCCGTCTTCATCGACGACGTCTACTTAAGGAATCCTATGGAGCCACCTGACATTATAGATGTAACGGGTGTTGAGAGTcagacaaaaaaaagatttcagtACGGAACACCGAGATCTAGAAAACAATTCAACTATACCAAACTGCAAAATGACTTGAGATCCAGTCCAGCGAAAAATAGCGGCATGGTTGTTACCGGTGTTAATCAAGAGGCACGACTGATCGATCTGACACCGGAAGAACTGGCCAATGCGAGCGGCACAGTACAGCCTGATACAACGTGTAGAAGAGTTGTCAATATACTAGACGAACCTATAATCGATGCAACGGCTCAGCAATCGCAAGAATACTGGCAAAGCGATGACCCCAGAACTTATGCTAATTTTCCTGGCGGCGTAGAGGCCACTCAACCTGATCCGTTTGACACGTCACTTGTGTTCATGAATCCGCCACACTCTCGATACTACAGCCACGTTACTCCAGATTTGGCAAATCATTCTGTAGTAAAAACACAGCAAACCTACGGGAATGTTCAGAATGACGAGGACACTGCCGGAGCAAGCCAATTCAAAAACGAAGCGAAATCCGCTGGCATGGGAATAGAACAATATTCCTTGAGTTTGAACAAGGACATCAGAAGCGGAAATACCAATTTAAATGTGAACGTAGACTCGGCCGAGAACGGCGACGGCGCCAACGGTGATTATTACAGCGAAATCGATAAGCTCAGCCCCACACCATCAAGTCTCTCCAGCTGGCCCGAGGATCTACGAGGCGCCACGAGTCAAACCTACGCAAATGTGGCCGAACGTAGTCTCAGCGTCGCTGTTCCACCTCCCCCAACACCACCGTCTCTCGGTCCTTATGAAGCTCCGCCGAAGCCAAAATCGAATCACGATCTTGCCCAGAGTTTGAACGAGTTAAGCATAGATGCGAGAGGTCAATCATCTCCCAAAAAATTGGACCCGGCGTTTTTAGTTGAGCTTGAAAAACACTTGGGCGAAAAAGAGGCCTGCAAAAATACTAATTCTAGTCACGCGGTTAACACGTCCATCGCGCAATACGCTTCTCTGAACAAACTCAAGGAAGAGAATTCCGCTATTCCTCTTCTCCAGCCCCCACCGGCGTCCGCGAAACCAAGGTCTCCCCAAAGCGAGCAGCGCATTGCCGCGGCCAACTTGCCTACCAAAGTTCAAAATTCGTGGCAACTAAAGAGCACCAATGTTCAGAGGCCTAGGAGCCAACTGGGTCATCATTCCCAGATGGTCGAGGCAACAACGGACGCTATTGTTGGACAGATTTGGCACCAGACTCATTCCCAGCAATTTCAACAGCCAAATTTTACCCAGTCTCAGTCACAATTGGCGCAAGGCACTTCGCAGGCTGGTTCGAATCTGCTTCAGGTGGTTCCGGTGGCCGGTGGATTCAATCACGGGCGAATGAGTAACCTCGAAAACGCGCATTCTGTCCAACCGACTCATTCAAACTCCAATCAAAGCAATCCGCAACAGCAGAATCTGCTCACTTCCAATCATCACAACTACTTCCAGCAGCAAAACGTTAACTTGCAACTGTCCAGTCAGAACGCCGAACAGCACAACGTTAGCCAAGCACAGAATGACCTACATTCCAATATGCAGAGCGCCGCGATCAGGTCCTCAACTTTGCCACGGCCGGCGGCAACGGCTTCGGGAGCCATACTATCCGAACAGGTCTACGCCGAGCTGAAACAAACTGTCCCCAATCTCGATCAGCTCTCACAGAGCGAGTTCAACACTCTGTACAACAAAACGGTACAGCAGAACATATTGAGGAATTATCACAACAGCAACCAGACGTCGTCGAGCGGTACCACCAGCCAAGCGACGAGCTCAAATCACGACAGTGCACATGTTCAAGGACACGCCGCTGCTGCTGGTTCTGCACAGCCTGGTTATCGCTATAACCAGACGCTGCCGCGGGTTTATCCCGCCCAGGATCATCCCTGCGATTTTAGTCTCAGTTTGAAACAGCCTATCAGCTACAATCCGCCACCAGCTTACTCCGCCACAACGTGGAACAGCCCTATGAAACCACTGCAGAACGGATACCCGCAGTATTCGCCAGGCAGGCACAACTCAAATGTGGTCGGCAATCAGACCGGAAGTCCGAATCTCATGCAGTTTACACCGACGAGAATCTCTCAGGCGGGGCCGACGATGCCCTCGCAGCAACTGTCGACGGCGCGAACTTTGCTGCCTCAGCTAAACGAGACTGTCATCAATACTCAGCTCGCACCTTCCGTTTCGGCTTATCCATCAGGAATCAGCCCACCGCTAACAGGCGCTTCCCAACAGCTCGTCATGTCCTTGAACGACGAATTTAGGGCCAGTAAAATCATGAAAGTACAAAAGGAAACTGGGGACGTCGCCCAGACGGAAGTTCTTGCCGCTTTACAAGCCACCGGATGGGACACGAATCAAGCTGCTAAACAAATCATCAAAGATCGACAAGCCAAGATCGAATCTCTTGTTAG aCTGGGTCTAGCTGACAGACCGCAGTGCGAAGGAGCATTAAAACAGACTGAGTACGATGTGGAATTGGCAGCATCTCTTCTTTTGGACCGCGTTAGATGA